One segment of Mesorhizobium sp. L-2-11 DNA contains the following:
- a CDS encoding GMC oxidoreductase: MGAAASSANFNYGYPTPGPQNPTGQQVMNNVYFLSGSQWKKAREEGTYDLVVIGSGFCGLAVVHKALERDPFCRILMIERGTFFLPEHFQNLPIPFVETMGGLAETFPWTLSTITAKGLEGGSIRWQHGMVPFFGGRSTLWSAWCPRPTTEEMEGWPKETIAAAKRYFEAAEKLLHVQPANKVDADVAPEMLLRLAKERPIYGPLQNRMQGLLKEAPGKIASIYRTEPAPLASDAQSVDGLDFQKFATPGEVLGYVKLQSDRARASRGAPFHIVAGCVVERIVQQFGAATALETSMGVLPLGKAKLILAMGSLPAATLVRNAFPDSGLGNRFASHFTSSITARVPREDLDPNGAFHDLQLGACYAAGKDGSYTRQFHIQISAVSDPEPVKNAGIALRYMPDVLTTATMAQLLTSRDHVIYPCASLGELDCYNPQTWYRGNPEDADPTTNSLLQVVENASDRSTWDTMDEATFRTLEDVLSPNGPTHLEYWHGTADAGEWRRERPNITERRNTALVHDSSTLHIGSSEDAPVDLDYRLRAAKNIYVTGGALWPQAGSWNPTMTMVALAFDLVERLVRESNHQN, translated from the coding sequence ATGGGGGCGGCCGCCTCTTCTGCCAATTTCAACTATGGCTATCCGACGCCGGGACCGCAAAACCCGACCGGTCAGCAGGTGATGAACAATGTCTATTTCCTGTCGGGGAGTCAGTGGAAGAAGGCCCGCGAGGAGGGCACATACGATCTGGTGGTCATCGGGTCGGGGTTTTGCGGCCTGGCGGTGGTGCACAAGGCCCTCGAGCGCGACCCCTTCTGCCGCATCCTAATGATCGAGCGCGGGACGTTCTTCCTTCCCGAACACTTTCAGAATCTCCCGATCCCCTTCGTTGAGACAATGGGTGGCCTTGCTGAAACGTTTCCATGGACGCTCTCGACCATCACCGCAAAAGGGCTGGAAGGGGGCTCGATCCGCTGGCAGCACGGCATGGTGCCCTTCTTCGGCGGCCGGTCGACGCTGTGGAGCGCCTGGTGCCCGCGGCCGACCACGGAAGAAATGGAGGGCTGGCCGAAGGAGACAATCGCTGCCGCCAAGCGCTATTTCGAGGCGGCTGAAAAGCTGCTGCATGTGCAGCCGGCCAACAAGGTCGATGCGGACGTTGCTCCCGAGATGTTGCTGCGTCTGGCCAAGGAGCGTCCGATCTACGGCCCGCTTCAGAACCGCATGCAGGGGCTGCTGAAGGAGGCGCCCGGCAAGATCGCCTCGATCTACCGGACCGAGCCGGCGCCACTGGCGTCGGATGCGCAGTCGGTCGATGGTCTCGATTTCCAGAAGTTCGCGACGCCAGGCGAGGTTCTGGGTTATGTCAAGTTGCAAAGCGACCGCGCCAGGGCCAGCCGCGGCGCGCCCTTCCACATTGTCGCGGGATGCGTAGTCGAGCGGATCGTCCAGCAGTTCGGCGCGGCGACGGCGCTGGAGACCAGCATGGGCGTGCTGCCGCTTGGCAAGGCGAAGCTCATCCTCGCCATGGGCTCGCTGCCCGCGGCGACGCTGGTCCGCAACGCGTTCCCGGACAGCGGCCTGGGCAATCGCTTTGCCTCGCATTTCACGTCGTCGATCACGGCGCGGGTGCCACGCGAGGACCTCGACCCCAACGGCGCTTTCCACGACCTGCAGCTTGGCGCCTGCTATGCGGCGGGCAAGGACGGCAGTTACACCAGGCAATTTCACATCCAGATCTCGGCAGTCAGTGACCCAGAGCCGGTGAAGAACGCCGGCATCGCGCTGCGCTACATGCCGGATGTGCTGACGACGGCCACGATGGCGCAGCTTCTGACCTCGCGCGATCACGTCATCTACCCTTGCGCCAGCCTTGGCGAGCTCGACTGCTACAACCCGCAAACCTGGTACCGGGGCAATCCGGAAGACGCCGATCCGACGACCAATTCGCTGCTGCAGGTCGTCGAAAATGCCAGCGACCGTTCCACCTGGGACACCATGGATGAAGCGACATTCCGGACGCTGGAGGACGTGCTCTCGCCAAACGGACCGACCCACCTGGAATACTGGCATGGCACCGCCGACGCTGGCGAGTGGCGCCGGGAACGACCCAACATCACCGAGCGGCGGAACACCGCGCTGGTGCATGATAGCTCGACCTTGCACATCGGGTCGAGTGAGGATGCGCCGGTCGACCTCGACTACCGGCTGCGCGCGGCAAAGAACATCTATGTCACGGGCGGCGCCTTGTGGCCGCAGGCCGGCTCCTGGAATCCAACCATGACCATGGTCGCGCTTGCCTTCGACCTCGTAGAACGACTTGTCCGTGAGTCCAACCACCAGAATTGA
- a CDS encoding 8-oxo-dGTP diphosphatase, with protein sequence MPLRTVTCLILRSCRLLLQQRPAGRIWAGMLNGPGGKIEPGETAAEAVVREVLEETGLRVVDPSPRGSLTLLFPAPQSLELSVDIFVATALEGDAFEREGALSWHALDALPFDSMWADQRYWLNAVLDGFSVEGTVGYELDSLRLTRCELVLRRPATA encoded by the coding sequence ATGCCGCTGCGAACGGTGACCTGCCTCATCCTCCGTTCCTGCAGGCTGCTGCTGCAGCAGCGGCCCGCCGGGCGAATCTGGGCAGGCATGCTCAACGGCCCCGGTGGCAAGATCGAACCTGGTGAGACCGCCGCCGAGGCAGTGGTCCGCGAGGTGCTGGAGGAGACCGGCCTGCGCGTTGTCGATCCTTCGCCGCGCGGATCGCTGACGCTGCTATTCCCCGCGCCGCAATCGCTGGAACTGAGTGTCGATATTTTCGTCGCCACGGCCCTGGAAGGCGACGCCTTCGAACGGGAGGGGGCGCTGTCGTGGCACGCGCTCGACGCATTGCCTTTCGACAGCATGTGGGCGGACCAGCGCTATTGGCTGAATGCTGTTCTCGACGGCTTCAGCGTCGAAGGCACTGTTGGCTACGAGCTAGACAGCTTGCGCCTCACCCGGTGCGAGCTTGTTCTGCGGCGACCGGCAACTGCGTGA
- the purH gene encoding bifunctional phosphoribosylaminoimidazolecarboxamide formyltransferase/IMP cyclohydrolase: protein MSNPMPRRAIISVWNKDGVVEIARVLRDLGVELFSTGGTAATLAAAGVRVADIGELTGVAPLLDGRVKALHPAVFAGLLARPDRPQHDDELRSHRFARIDFLVAGVRPFQPAAEDEAGALDLIDIGGPAMVRAAAKNPDGVVVMTAVEDYAPVIAALANDGAVSASLRRSLASKAFARMAAHDSAIATWYARDADPFAAEALHLRATRGKILRYGENPHQRAALYLTGAKSCGAATATLLQGKELSYVNLLDADAALELARRFTEPAAVIVKHAAPCGVAVAGTGLEAYQRAHAADPLSAFGGTVGLNVPLDAATAERLSQVFTEVVIAPDVTPTARQLLAAKRNLRLLVNGTVGAPRCTEFRSIGGGILMQDVDQLALTIDDLRVVTSRQPSPLELNDMLFGFQVVRFVKSNAAVLVSDRQTLGIGGGQSSRIGAVKLALAEHGESAPRRLQLVLASDAFFPFPDSVEAAAAAGVTAIIQQGGAARDRDVIAAADAAGIAMAFTGVRAFRH from the coding sequence ATGTCCAATCCCATGCCACGCCGCGCCATCATTTCGGTCTGGAACAAGGACGGTGTGGTCGAAATCGCCCGGGTCCTTCGGGATCTGGGTGTCGAGCTGTTCTCGACCGGTGGTACGGCCGCCACTCTTGCCGCGGCTGGCGTGCGGGTCGCAGACATTGGGGAATTGACCGGCGTCGCCCCGCTCCTCGACGGTCGCGTCAAGGCGCTGCATCCTGCCGTCTTTGCCGGTCTGCTGGCGCGCCCGGACAGGCCGCAGCACGACGACGAATTGCGCAGCCACCGCTTTGCCCGCATCGATTTTCTGGTTGCCGGCGTCCGGCCCTTCCAACCTGCCGCGGAAGACGAAGCCGGCGCCCTGGACCTGATCGATATCGGCGGGCCGGCTATGGTTCGCGCCGCCGCCAAGAACCCTGATGGCGTCGTGGTAATGACCGCTGTGGAAGACTATGCGCCTGTCATCGCAGCGCTCGCGAACGACGGCGCCGTCAGCGCCTCGCTTCGCCGCTCGCTGGCATCCAAGGCTTTTGCACGGATGGCCGCGCACGATTCCGCGATCGCCACCTGGTATGCGCGCGATGCCGATCCTTTCGCGGCGGAGGCGCTGCATCTGAGGGCCACACGTGGCAAGATTCTGCGCTACGGAGAAAACCCGCACCAGCGCGCCGCCCTTTATCTGACCGGCGCGAAGAGCTGCGGCGCGGCGACGGCGACGCTGCTGCAGGGCAAGGAGCTTAGCTATGTCAATCTTCTCGACGCGGATGCCGCACTCGAACTCGCTCGCCGCTTCACCGAGCCTGCCGCCGTCATCGTCAAACATGCGGCACCGTGCGGCGTCGCGGTGGCAGGAACTGGCCTCGAAGCCTATCAAAGGGCGCATGCCGCCGATCCGTTAAGCGCCTTCGGTGGCACTGTCGGCTTGAATGTGCCGCTCGACGCCGCCACTGCCGAACGCCTGTCGCAGGTGTTCACCGAAGTGGTCATTGCGCCTGACGTGACGCCGACGGCGCGGCAACTATTGGCGGCTAAGCGCAATCTGCGTCTGCTAGTCAATGGCACAGTTGGCGCGCCCCGTTGCACGGAGTTTCGCTCGATCGGCGGCGGGATTCTGATGCAGGATGTGGATCAATTGGCGCTGACGATCGACGATCTGCGCGTCGTCACCAGCAGACAGCCATCGCCGCTCGAGCTGAACGACATGCTGTTCGGCTTTCAGGTGGTCAGGTTCGTCAAGTCGAACGCCGCCGTGCTGGTCAGCGATCGGCAAACGCTTGGCATCGGCGGCGGACAAAGCAGTCGGATCGGCGCCGTCAAGCTGGCATTGGCTGAACACGGCGAGAGCGCACCCCGGCGGTTGCAACTGGTGCTGGCCTCAGACGCGTTCTTTCCGTTTCCAGACAGCGTCGAGGCGGCAGCCGCAGCCGGTGTCACCGCGATCATCCAGCAAGGAGGTGCTGCGCGCGACCGCGACGTGATCGCCGCCGCCGACGCGGCCGGAATTGCGATGGCGTTCACCGGCGTACGAGCCTTTCGCCACTGA
- a CDS encoding S8 family serine peptidase: MESTSDRVSFYEAAPRLANGRHLFEGGPLPTTDNLEAFRAGPAELIAAEGALRALGLTPVARNDFTITISVDALRPMAGFCVASMDDASCLRLRDPASDGYVGGLAVLAPGEFSALPPLPPPAGYFHLRAPGDLQVVLNGVNAAAAGWTGRGTHVAVVDSGCYVEHPFFRQRNAEITVVLGPGASDPDVDTLGHGTMICGNVVSIAPRTRVTMIKTTDDASLAAFKQAVALKPRPDVIQNAWGNPSDGSIVTAYDRAVQAAVLDAIAKGCVVVFAAGNAKILFPPQIPEAIGVGGAYINERGQIIASTYASGYRSVVFDGRIVPDFCGLVGPWPAGVYIALPTAPGSIIDSYSADRRFPDGDDGFPDDGWVVISGTSAASAQVSGAVALLRQIDRKLNQAAVKEILARTALKVDIGTSAQGSPSGPPYPNLATGFGLIDIGRAIETLEADHAAKKPKTD; the protein is encoded by the coding sequence ATGGAGAGTACGAGCGATCGCGTCAGCTTCTATGAAGCGGCACCACGGCTGGCAAACGGGCGCCATCTGTTCGAAGGCGGCCCTCTTCCCACGACCGACAATCTCGAAGCGTTCCGGGCGGGCCCGGCGGAGCTCATAGCCGCCGAAGGGGCATTGCGCGCGCTCGGGCTTACGCCCGTCGCCCGCAATGATTTCACCATCACGATCAGCGTCGACGCGTTGCGGCCGATGGCAGGCTTCTGCGTGGCGAGCATGGACGATGCATCCTGCTTGCGGCTTCGCGACCCGGCGTCCGATGGGTATGTCGGCGGCCTGGCAGTGCTTGCCCCAGGTGAATTCAGTGCGCTGCCGCCGCTGCCGCCGCCAGCCGGCTATTTCCATCTGCGGGCGCCGGGCGATTTGCAGGTCGTTCTCAACGGCGTCAACGCCGCCGCCGCCGGTTGGACCGGCCGCGGCACGCACGTCGCCGTGGTTGATTCCGGCTGCTATGTCGAGCATCCGTTTTTCCGTCAGCGCAACGCCGAGATCACCGTGGTGCTCGGCCCCGGCGCGTCCGATCCTGACGTGGACACACTTGGCCATGGCACGATGATCTGCGGCAACGTCGTCAGCATCGCGCCACGCACGCGCGTCACCATGATCAAGACGACGGATGACGCTTCGTTGGCCGCCTTCAAGCAGGCGGTGGCGTTGAAGCCACGCCCGGACGTGATCCAGAATGCCTGGGGAAACCCGTCGGACGGCAGCATCGTCACCGCTTATGACAGAGCGGTTCAGGCGGCGGTGCTGGACGCCATTGCCAAGGGCTGCGTGGTGGTGTTTGCCGCCGGTAACGCCAAGATCCTGTTCCCACCGCAGATTCCCGAAGCCATCGGGGTTGGCGGCGCCTATATCAACGAGCGGGGCCAGATTATCGCTTCGACCTACGCCAGCGGCTATCGCAGCGTCGTTTTCGACGGGCGGATCGTTCCGGACTTTTGCGGCCTGGTCGGGCCGTGGCCGGCCGGGGTCTACATCGCTCTGCCGACCGCGCCCGGATCGATCATCGACAGCTATTCGGCCGACAGGCGGTTTCCCGACGGCGACGACGGCTTTCCTGACGACGGCTGGGTGGTGATCAGCGGGACGTCCGCCGCCTCGGCGCAAGTGTCGGGCGCGGTCGCACTGCTGCGCCAGATCGACCGGAAGCTCAACCAGGCAGCGGTAAAGGAGATCCTCGCCCGCACAGCGCTCAAGGTGGACATCGGAACCTCCGCGCAAGGCTCGCCGTCGGGTCCGCCCTATCCCAATCTGGCCACCGGCTTCGGGCTGATCGATATCGGTCGGGCGATCGAGACTCTTGAGGCGGATCACGCTGCGAAGAAACCGAAGACAGACTGA
- a CDS encoding HAD family hydrolase produces MSKDVEKRLVVGMDGDDTLWHNENILWSAEQKFQQVLLHYLSAEDLSHRLYETEMRNLSLFGYGAKGFVLSMIETAIEVTDGRIAVADIQSLVDLLKEIIWHPVHLIDSAAHVVEELSRSYRLILISKGELFHQEHKVASSGLADFFSAVEIVSEKDQSVYARILTKYDVDPSNFVMVGNSLRSDIDPILKLGARAIHVPYEITWKHEGQSSLDPKNRTYVLCNSLTEVAHALREMESMD; encoded by the coding sequence ATGAGCAAGGACGTCGAGAAGAGGCTGGTCGTCGGCATGGACGGTGACGACACCTTGTGGCACAACGAGAACATATTGTGGTCCGCCGAGCAGAAATTCCAGCAAGTCCTGCTCCACTACCTGTCCGCGGAGGATCTGAGTCACAGGCTGTATGAAACCGAAATGCGCAATCTCTCGCTGTTCGGATATGGCGCAAAGGGCTTTGTTCTGTCCATGATCGAGACGGCGATAGAAGTGACCGACGGTCGCATCGCAGTCGCTGACATTCAGTCCCTCGTCGACCTTCTCAAGGAGATCATCTGGCATCCGGTGCATCTCATCGACAGTGCGGCACACGTGGTGGAAGAGCTGTCGCGGAGCTACAGGCTGATTCTCATTTCTAAAGGCGAGCTCTTCCACCAGGAGCACAAGGTGGCGAGTTCCGGCTTGGCCGACTTCTTCAGCGCCGTCGAGATCGTTTCGGAAAAGGACCAATCCGTCTATGCGCGAATTCTGACGAAGTATGATGTCGACCCGTCGAACTTCGTCATGGTGGGGAATTCGCTGCGCTCCGACATCGACCCGATCCTGAAACTCGGCGCGCGCGCCATACACGTCCCATACGAGATCACCTGGAAGCATGAGGGCCAAAGCTCACTCGACCCCAAGAACCGCACCTATGTCCTGTGTAATTCGCTCACAGAGGTCGCACACGCCCTCCGCGAGATGGAAAGCATGGATTGA
- a CDS encoding ABC transporter substrate-binding protein, with product MLRSVVSEGRGVSTVFALPWLVARDCGFFEEEGIKVEFRENRQRQELPLTSIDPKQVDSIRTHSPFEDGEVNIYRACEWGQIRRAFDSRRGGKVIGKRSSVAVMAIVSAPGSRYTYPQTLRNAPISVSYHNGNHYATLQMLEGFLQRSEIEVIGQHHVDGYKAVQNGEVAAIALTEPWLTVAEKQGFQKIIETHYSGSEIAGPEIDDETYAALRRAEIKAIHVINKDRRKWLHYLIEALPEDVRGTITPDDFYLPRLRFVEPEPYTRDEFERAYAWMQSWDLIAGGASYDDVVDNRIAASELRI from the coding sequence ATGTTAAGGAGCGTTGTGAGTGAAGGGCGAGGCGTATCGACCGTTTTTGCGCTACCCTGGCTTGTTGCCAGGGACTGCGGTTTCTTCGAGGAAGAAGGGATAAAGGTCGAGTTTCGCGAAAACCGGCAGCGACAGGAATTGCCGCTGACATCGATTGACCCAAAGCAGGTGGATTCCATCCGCACCCATTCGCCTTTCGAGGACGGCGAGGTCAACATCTACCGGGCCTGCGAATGGGGTCAGATCCGTCGGGCCTTCGACAGCCGGCGTGGCGGCAAGGTGATCGGCAAGCGTTCTTCGGTTGCGGTCATGGCAATCGTGTCGGCGCCCGGTTCACGCTACACCTATCCGCAGACGCTGAGGAATGCGCCGATCTCGGTCAGCTATCACAACGGCAACCACTACGCGACGCTGCAAATGCTCGAAGGCTTTCTGCAGCGCTCTGAAATTGAAGTGATCGGCCAGCATCACGTCGACGGTTACAAGGCAGTGCAGAATGGCGAGGTCGCTGCCATCGCCTTGACGGAACCCTGGCTGACTGTCGCCGAGAAGCAAGGATTTCAGAAGATCATCGAGACGCATTATTCCGGATCGGAGATTGCCGGTCCCGAGATCGACGACGAAACCTATGCCGCCCTGCGGCGCGCCGAGATCAAGGCAATCCATGTCATCAACAAGGACAGGAGGAAGTGGCTGCACTATCTCATCGAGGCGCTGCCCGAGGATGTGCGCGGCACGATCACGCCAGACGACTTTTATCTTCCCCGCCTGCGCTTCGTCGAGCCGGAACCCTATACGCGCGATGAGTTCGAGCGCGCCTACGCATGGATGCAAAGCTGGGATCTGATTGCCGGCGGCGCCTCATATGACGACGTTGTCGACAACCGTATCGCCGCGAGCGAACTCAGAATCTGA
- a CDS encoding FGGY-family carbohydrate kinase, producing the protein MPFQVRSQPSLLMGIDFGTTQIRASIYAPDGTLVAGGKVATPTIRPDTDSAHHEPEAVWAATLAVIRAALDGIAEPSLVRGIACASVGEAGLLIGAKGEELTPIIAWYDRRAIAECRDFVGRLGADALYGITGQPPEPILGIYKLLWLMARQPNLFARPAQWLNVADYLAFRLSGRICAESSLACRTGVFDLQRRTWATELLKQAGLRPDLFPELQANGAPLGTIRQPVAAATGLPASCVVAVGGHDQAMSALVCSGLADGMLSATLGTTEALLAAVTSPSRSAMLGRQGFCQGVLTAGRPRHYVLGGVFTAGASIEWFRQTILGGIAHEPLIATAAAIPIGSRGVCFRPQLALGSAPHPSPHANGSFWGLSMAADPGAMFRAILEGLAYEARLCIEALAALPEVGAIRRINAVGGDTRNLLRMSIKASVSGTPIDIIDVEDATSLGAALMAGLGAGVYADLDSALAALALPRTTILPVPEDQAFYDAYFRSVYRHAPAALASLREPRPGSKLGAAYVHLGTQGSL; encoded by the coding sequence ATGCCTTTTCAGGTGCGATCCCAACCGTCCCTTCTGATGGGCATCGACTTCGGAACCACCCAGATCCGGGCAAGCATCTATGCGCCGGACGGCACGCTGGTCGCTGGCGGCAAGGTCGCCACGCCGACGATCAGGCCCGATACGGACAGCGCCCATCACGAACCCGAGGCGGTGTGGGCGGCGACGCTGGCGGTTATTCGCGCCGCCCTTGACGGCATTGCCGAGCCTTCGCTTGTGCGCGGGATCGCCTGCGCCAGCGTTGGCGAGGCCGGCCTGCTGATCGGCGCCAAAGGTGAAGAGCTCACGCCGATCATTGCCTGGTACGACCGGCGAGCCATCGCCGAGTGCCGTGACTTCGTCGGCCGGCTGGGCGCCGATGCGCTGTATGGCATCACCGGTCAGCCGCCCGAGCCCATTCTTGGCATCTACAAGCTGCTTTGGCTGATGGCGCGGCAGCCCAACCTGTTTGCACGCCCGGCACAATGGCTGAATGTAGCGGACTATCTCGCATTTCGGCTGAGCGGCAGAATCTGCGCCGAGTCGAGCCTGGCCTGTCGCACCGGTGTCTTCGACCTGCAGCGGCGGACATGGGCCACGGAGCTGTTGAAGCAAGCTGGACTTCGCCCCGATCTATTTCCTGAACTGCAAGCCAATGGCGCGCCGCTCGGCACAATCCGCCAGCCTGTCGCGGCGGCGACGGGTCTGCCTGCATCCTGCGTCGTGGCGGTTGGCGGGCACGACCAGGCGATGAGCGCGCTTGTCTGCAGCGGGCTGGCCGATGGCATGCTGTCGGCGACGCTCGGAACCACCGAAGCCTTGCTGGCTGCCGTCACCAGCCCGTCCCGCTCGGCAATGCTCGGGCGGCAAGGATTCTGCCAGGGTGTGCTGACGGCCGGACGGCCGCGTCACTATGTTCTCGGTGGCGTGTTCACGGCCGGCGCCTCGATCGAATGGTTCCGCCAGACCATACTGGGCGGGATCGCACATGAACCGCTGATCGCTACTGCGGCAGCCATACCGATCGGCAGTCGTGGCGTCTGCTTCCGCCCACAGCTCGCGCTGGGATCGGCACCGCATCCCAGCCCGCACGCCAATGGCTCGTTCTGGGGGCTGAGCATGGCTGCCGATCCCGGCGCAATGTTTCGCGCCATTCTCGAAGGTCTGGCCTATGAGGCCCGGCTATGCATCGAGGCGCTTGCCGCGCTGCCGGAGGTTGGCGCGATACGACGGATCAACGCCGTTGGCGGCGATACCCGCAATTTGCTGCGCATGAGCATCAAAGCCTCGGTCTCGGGAACGCCGATCGATATCATCGACGTGGAAGATGCCACCAGCCTCGGAGCCGCGTTGATGGCCGGGCTCGGCGCCGGCGTCTATGCCGATCTCGACAGCGCTCTGGCAGCACTTGCCCTGCCAAGGACAACGATCCTGCCGGTGCCAGAAGACCAGGCCTTCTATGACGCCTATTTCAGATCGGTCTATCGCCATGCACCCGCCGCGCTTGCGTCGCTGCGCGAGCCGCGTCCTGGCAGCAAGCTTGGTGCGGCGTACGTTCACCTGGGCACACAAGGTTCGCTCTAA
- a CDS encoding phosphoribosylaminoimidazolesuccinocarboxamide synthase, giving the protein MPDQIPDKGEVIARMAVATLREAAKAGVPTHLIAFDPPRSINVRLLNVLDPAHGELHEGDRARLIPLQVIYRNMLPQGASVYRRLAAGKVTLEELGLEALPEANTWLAEPIIEFTTKLEEIDRFIPADEAREIARLDAEDFATVRELTLHTNAVVCSLAARCGLICADGKVEYGVDDDGRIMLVDVAGTPDENRFLLAGRHVSKQPLRDYYLTHDLERQVQKLVAAGVPREKWARPERLPVDLLAAVAEMYRALCESWTGQTVWGARPLDEAVEEVDRVLIRHLAA; this is encoded by the coding sequence ATGCCCGACCAGATCCCCGACAAGGGCGAAGTGATCGCCCGCATGGCGGTGGCGACCTTGCGCGAGGCGGCAAAGGCCGGTGTTCCAACCCACCTGATTGCCTTCGACCCGCCGCGCTCGATTAATGTACGATTGCTCAACGTCCTCGACCCGGCCCACGGCGAACTCCACGAGGGCGACCGCGCCCGCCTGATCCCGCTGCAGGTGATCTACCGCAACATGTTGCCGCAAGGCGCCTCGGTCTACCGGCGGCTCGCGGCGGGCAAGGTGACGCTTGAGGAACTAGGGCTCGAGGCATTGCCGGAGGCCAATACCTGGCTGGCAGAGCCGATCATTGAATTCACTACCAAGCTGGAGGAGATCGACAGGTTCATCCCGGCCGACGAAGCGCGGGAGATCGCCAGGCTGGATGCCGAGGATTTTGCCACGGTGCGCGAGCTAACCCTGCACACCAATGCGGTGGTCTGCAGCCTTGCCGCGCGATGCGGTCTCATCTGTGCCGATGGCAAGGTCGAGTACGGCGTCGACGATGACGGCCGGATCATGCTGGTCGACGTCGCCGGCACGCCTGACGAGAACCGCTTCCTGCTCGCCGGCCGGCATGTTTCGAAGCAGCCCTTGCGCGACTACTATCTGACTCACGACCTCGAGCGGCAAGTGCAGAAATTGGTAGCAGCGGGCGTGCCGCGCGAAAAATGGGCGAGGCCCGAACGGCTTCCCGTCGACTTGCTGGCCGCGGTCGCCGAAATGTACCGGGCGCTGTGCGAAAGCTGGACGGGCCAGACGGTGTGGGGCGCTCGGCCTCTCGACGAGGCGGTGGAAGAGGTCGACCGGGTGTTGATCCGCCATCTGGCGGCATGA
- a CDS encoding beta-ribofuranosylaminobenzene 5'-phosphate synthase family protein: MSFQPIAIESPCRLSFTLIDLTGATGRKNGMASMVIEDPSFACRVCASDRDIVEVDDAGSEYREHISDYLGKLRRELGGGHVRIVVDRPIPTHSGFGSKTNTLLSIGKAFAAAHGLDVTTDRLAGIAGRAGTSGGTVNLIDRGGFLVDGGHATPPGFAEAPNKYLLPSRYAGAGRRPPVLISAAFPSWPLLMILPAGRHIHGDAELKFFQSTLPIPIEETRRTAHIVLMNLAPAVLDQDYGAFCNALNAITFESYFKGRQIALQNENLKHVVTNARDNGIDAIGMSSMGPVCFSVTQTPERARAWLDELQARGVVRRHWFTRVANGPAKVTQLPVAAEQARTG, from the coding sequence ATGTCCTTCCAGCCGATCGCCATCGAATCTCCATGCCGCCTCTCTTTCACCTTGATCGATCTGACGGGAGCGACCGGCAGGAAGAACGGAATGGCCTCCATGGTGATCGAGGATCCAAGCTTTGCTTGCCGCGTTTGTGCGAGCGACCGCGACATCGTCGAGGTCGATGATGCAGGATCGGAGTACCGTGAGCACATTAGCGACTATCTCGGAAAGCTGCGCCGCGAGCTCGGCGGCGGGCATGTCAGAATCGTCGTCGATCGACCCATACCGACCCATTCCGGGTTCGGCTCCAAGACCAACACCCTGCTGTCGATCGGCAAGGCGTTCGCGGCCGCCCATGGCCTGGACGTCACCACAGACCGCCTGGCTGGCATCGCCGGGCGTGCCGGCACGTCCGGGGGCACGGTCAACCTGATCGACCGCGGCGGCTTCCTTGTCGACGGCGGCCACGCAACGCCGCCGGGCTTTGCCGAAGCGCCCAACAAATATCTCTTGCCAAGCCGCTATGCGGGGGCTGGCCGCCGGCCGCCGGTGCTGATCTCGGCAGCTTTCCCCAGCTGGCCGCTGCTGATGATCCTGCCGGCCGGACGACACATCCACGGCGATGCGGAACTGAAGTTCTTCCAGTCGACGTTGCCGATCCCGATCGAGGAGACCCGCCGCACCGCCCACATTGTACTGATGAACCTTGCTCCCGCCGTGCTCGACCAGGACTATGGAGCATTCTGCAATGCACTCAACGCCATCACCTTCGAAAGCTATTTCAAGGGCCGCCAGATCGCCCTTCAGAACGAGAACCTGAAGCACGTCGTCACGAACGCCCGCGACAATGGCATCGACGCCATCGGCATGAGCAGCATGGGGCCGGTCTGCTTTTCCGTCACACAGACACCGGAGCGCGCCCGCGCCTGGCTCGATGAGCTTCAGGCGCGCGGCGTCGTGCGCCGCCACTGGTTCACGCGGGTGGCCAACGGTCCTGCAAAGGTCACGCAGTTGCCGGTCGCCGCAGAACAAGCTCGCACCGGGTGA